A genomic region of Miscanthus floridulus cultivar M001 chromosome 3, ASM1932011v1, whole genome shotgun sequence contains the following coding sequences:
- the LOC136545492 gene encoding ethylene-responsive transcription factor ERN1-like: MELQFQQPQSHPQHQQQYSSYQPPAPTKETKPRTRTKCVGGGGGSSKFVGVRQRPSGRWVAEIKDTTQKIRMWLGTFETAEEAARAYDEAACLLRGANTRTNFAAAGANGASPPDSPLAARIRGILNHKRMKKNNAASQQQHTVNFFPAAAAYRGAAGDVARAATAAASTTSTSTSTTTTSSVSPSSSPSSSIVSFAMSNHGIRTPILPEEAYRPYLVGGGGEEFQLAAQQYERSWALNTTSLTPSDGRNMANENACLVVAEVDKIKLEKKSSTSPHGGMDRAQDNKDLFDAGNDSSDSLWDLPPICPLSCRSLMY; this comes from the coding sequence ATGGAGCTCCAGTTCCAGCAGCCACAAAGCCATCCCCAGCACCAGCAGCAGTACAGCAGCTACCAGCCTCCAGCACCCACAAAGGAAACCAAGCCAAGAACGAGAACCAAGTgcgtcggcggcggtggcggcagcagcAAGTTCGTGGGTGTCCGGCAGAGGCCATCGGGGAGGTGGGTGGCTGAGATCAAGGACACCACCCAGAAGATCCGGATGTGGCTCGGCACGTTCGAGACGGCTGAGGAGGCCGCGCGGGCCTACGACGAGGCCGCCTGCCTGCTCCGGGGCGCCAACACGCGCACCAacttcgccgccgccggcgcgaaCGGCGCCTCGCCGCCGGACTCGCCGCTCGCGGCGAGGATCCGTGGCATCCTCAACCACAAGAGGATGAAGAAGAACAACGCGGCGTCCCAGCAGCAGCACACCGTTAACTTCTTCCCTGCAGCAGCGGCGTACCGTGGTGCTGCAGGCGACGTCGCCAGAGCTGCCACCGCCGCAGCCAGCACcactagcaccagcaccagcaccacgaCCACCAGTAGCGTCAGCCCAAGTAGCAGTCCTAGCTCCAGCATCGTTAGCTTCGCCATGAGCAACCATGGCATCCGCACTCCCATCCTCCCTGAGGAAGCTTACAGGCCATACTTGGTCGGTGGAGGCGGTGAGGAGTTTCAGCTAGCCGCACAACAGTATGAACGATCATGGGCACTCAACACCACCAGCTTAACACCTTCGGATGGACGCAACATGGCTAATGAGAATGCTTGCTTGGTGGTCGCAGAGGTGGACAAGATTAAGCTGGAGAAGAAGAGCTCTACGTCACCCCATGGCGGCATGGACAGAGCTCAGGACAACAAGGATCTATTTGACGCGGGGAATGATTCATCTGACTCTTTGTGGGATCTGCCACCTATCTGCCCGCTTTCTTGCAGGTCCTTGATGTATTAG